The following coding sequences are from one Campylobacter sp. RM16187 window:
- the rpsC gene encoding 30S ribosomal protein S3, producing MGQKVNPIGLRLGINRNWESRWFPAKGNLVENIGEDYKIRAFLKKKLYYAGVSQILIERTAKKIRVTVVAARPGIIIGKKGSDVEKLKDDIQKLINKEVNVNIKEERKAQASAQLAAENVAMQLEKRVAFRRAMKKVIQGAQKSGAKGIKISVAGRLGGAEMARTEWYLEGRVPLHTLRAKIDYGFAEAHTTYGNIGIKVWIFKGEVLQKGVQAEKTEEEAPKKPRRARRGK from the coding sequence ATGGGACAAAAAGTAAATCCGATTGGTTTAAGACTAGGAATTAACCGCAACTGGGAATCAAGATGGTTTCCTGCTAAAGGAAATTTGGTAGAAAATATCGGCGAAGATTACAAAATTCGTGCGTTTCTTAAGAAAAAACTATATTATGCAGGGGTTTCTCAAATTCTTATCGAAAGAACGGCTAAGAAGATCAGAGTAACTGTAGTAGCAGCTCGCCCTGGCATCATAATAGGTAAAAAAGGCTCAGACGTTGAGAAGCTAAAAGATGATATCCAAAAGCTAATCAACAAAGAGGTTAATGTAAATATCAAAGAAGAGAGAAAAGCTCAAGCTTCTGCTCAACTTGCTGCAGAGAACGTTGCAATGCAACTTGAAAAACGTGTTGCGTTTAGACGTGCTATGAAAAAGGTAATCCAAGGCGCTCAAAAATCAGGTGCTAAGGGTATTAAAATTTCAGTTGCAGGCCGTTTAGGTGGCGCTGAGATGGCAAGAACAGAGTGGTATTTGGAGGGTCGTGTGCCACTTCATACACTAAGAGCGAAGATCGATTACGGTTTTGCAGAGGCGCATACAACTTATGGAAACATAGGTATTAAAGTGTGGATATTTAAAGGTGAGGTTCTTCAAAAAGGCGTTCAAGCTGAGAAAACTGAAGAAGAAGCACCAAAAAAACCACGCAGAGCAAGAAGAGGTAAATAA